TACGTTTCCACGGCGGATGCAATGACTCTCACGTGAGAGTCGCGCGATCACGCGTAACGACCGCGTGATTTTCACGAGCGCGTTCGACGAGGCTGGCGTCTCGCGCGCGAGCGCGCCGCCCGAACGAAATTGCACCTGTGGTCTCGGAGAGCGCGGAGTTGAAGCACCGATTGCAAGCGCGACTGCCGGCGAGCGCGACCGGGGAGATCACGGTTCACTCCAGCGCAACTGCGATCAAGGGACGCAAGGCCGGTTGACGGTCGAGACGAGCATGCGCGGCCGATCGCTTACGTCGCCGACTTTTTCTTCGGCTTCGGCTTGGCCGCCTTCGGCACGACCGGCGCTTCCGGCGTGCCCTCGATCGAGGACAGGCGGCCGGAGGTGAACGTGTAGATGCCGGCCCGCGGACCGGTGGTCCAGGTCACCACCGCAACGCGGCGGCCGGCGGCATCGTTGGAGAGATTGACGCTGGAGGGCGCGCCGATGCCGCGCACGACGTCGCATTCGGTGTGGCCGAGCGCGACCGTGCCGCCCACGGGCGCGGGTGCCGTCGTCGACGCATTGGCATCGGCAGGTCCCGGAGGTGGCGTCATGCCGGCACAGGCGCCGTCGGCGCTGACCAGATCCTCTGCCGTCACCGGCTTGTCGGGCGTCAGCGGCGGCGATTCGATCGAGATGCTCTTGATGAAGAGGCGGCCGGGCCGTTGGAACCACTCGGCGTCCTTCGACAGCAGGTCGGTCCCGCCCGAACAGCCAGCGACCAGCGGTGCGAGGACTGCGAGCGCAATTATGAACGAGCTGGGAAGCTTTTGATGTCGCACGATAAACTAAATTCCCCGCGTGAAGGACGAGCCCTAAGCGTTTGTCCCAACATCACTTTGCGGCACGAAATTGACCAAAGCCAGCATCGCCCGAAAAGTGCAAATTATCATTAATTGCGATCGACCGCTAATTCCGGCGCTGCCACCGGCCCCGCTCGTCGGCCTGCCAATAGGTGACATCAAATCCCCGCGCCTTGCAATCCGTCCAAGTACTGCGTGCCAAAGCGAGCGCATCCGGATCGTCACCGTTGAACAGCAGCACCATGCGCTCATAGCCCTGCGCGTCCTCGGGCAATGCGGCGTTGTCGACCAGGAAGCGGACATTGGCGCCGTTCGGATTGTCCTCCGCGATCGCCAGCAGGATCGGCTGATCGGCGGCATCGTTCACGCGCCATGTCGCGTGCGGCAGGAAGGAATCGTCGCGATAGGTCCATAAATGCGCGTCGAGTGCATCGGCGCGCTCCTCCGAGGTCGACTGCACGACCACGCGCCAGCCGCGCTCGAGCGATTTCTCGAGAAGCGGCGGCAACACGTTCTCCACCGTCATGTTTTGCAGATGGTAGAACAGCACTTCAGTCATCGTGGATCATTTGCGCTCGTAGTGATCTGCCACCAGCCGATCCAGCAGGCGGACGCCATAGCCGCTTCCCCAGCTCTGGTTGATGTCGGTCTTCGGCGCGCCCATCGCGGTGCCGGCGATGTCGAGATGCGCCCACGGGGTGCCATCGACGAAGCGCTGGAGGAACTGCGCCGCGGTGATCGAGCCGCCGTGACGGCCGCCGGTGTTCTTCATGTCGGCGAACTGGGAATCGATCAGCTTGTCGTATTCCGGACCGAGCGGCATGCGCCAGACCTTCTCGCCGCTCTCGATGCCGGCCGCGAGCAGGCGCTCGGCCAGCTCGTCATTGTTGGAGAACATGCCGGCATGCTCGGTCCCGAGCGCGACCATGATCGCGCCAGTGAGTGTGGCGAGATCCACCATGAATTTCGGCTTCACCTTTTTCGCGACGTACCAGAGCACGTCGGCCAGCACGAGGCGGCCTTCGGCGTCGGTGTTGATGATCTCGATGGTCTGGCCCGACATCGAGGTCACGATGTCGCCCGGCCGCTGCGCATTGCCGTCGGGCATGTTCTCGACGAGGCCAATGGCGCCGACCACGTTGGCCTTCGCTTTACGCGCCGCCAGCGCATGCATCAGGCCGACGACGCAGGCAGCTCCCCCCATGTCGCCCTTCATGTCCTCCATGCTGCCGGCGGGCTTGATCGAGATGCCGCCGGTGTCGAAGCAGACGCCCTTGCCGACGAAGGCGACCGGCGCATCGCCCTTCTTGCCTCCGTCCCAGCGCATGATCACGGTGCGGCTCGGCCGCGCCGAGCCCTGGCCGACGCCGAGCAGCGCGCCCATGCCGAGCTTCTGCATCGCCTTGACGTCGAGCACCTCGACCTTGACGCCGAGCTTGCGGAGCTGGGCCGCGCGGCGCGCGAATTCCTCGGGGTAGAGCACGTTCGGCGGCTCGTTGACGAGGTCGCGCGCGATGACGACGCCGTCGACGACGTGGCCGGCCGAGGCGAACGCCTTCTTGGCCGCACCTGCATCGTCGACCGCGAGCGCGATTTCGGCGCGCAAGCCGCCCTCCTCGCCCTCCTTCTTCTTGGTCTTGTAGCGGTCGAACTTGTAGGCCCGCAGCCGCAGGCCCGAGACAATCGCGACCGCCTGCTCGCTTGTCATGGCGCCCCCTGGCAATTCCGCCATGATCGTCATGGCCGAGGCCTCGGCGGAGAGCTTGCTGGCGGCGACGCCGCCGAATTTGAGGAAATCGTTCGCCTTCAGGCTTGCCGCCTTGCCGCCGCCGATCACGACCAGCCGGGTGGCCTTCACCCCCTCCGGCGCCAGGATGTCGAGCGCCGCGCCGCTTTTGCCCTTGAAGCCGGCGGTGGACGCCGCCCGCTTGACCAGATCGGTCGCGCCGCCGAGCACCTTCGCGGTGGCCGGGCCGAGCTTCAGGCCGTCGTCGCAGAACACCACCAGGATGCCACGGGGGGCGGCAGACAACGGGACAAAGCCGACCTTGATGGCATCGGACATGAGTAACTCCTTCAAAACATCAGGCTTTTCGCCCTTCCTCGGTTCCGGCAAGGGGCCGGAGCTGAACGGCGATTCACTGGACTTTGCGCACTATGGGCCAGCGGCCCGGCAGATGCCAAGCACCGCCGTGGCCGCCAGGCCACAACGAGCGAAATATTAACCATATGTTGAGGGTGCCACGGGGCAGCCATTTTGTTGACGGATCAAAGGGATGGTAGTGAGAAAGTAAGCCGACGGAAGAACTGCTGGTCCGACCTTGGGGATCCCCTTGCGGGATTGGTT
This is a stretch of genomic DNA from Bradyrhizobium sp. CB2312. It encodes these proteins:
- a CDS encoding DNA polymerase III subunit chi; translated protein: MTEVLFYHLQNMTVENVLPPLLEKSLERGWRVVVQSTSEERADALDAHLWTYRDDSFLPHATWRVNDAADQPILLAIAEDNPNGANVRFLVDNAALPEDAQGYERMVLLFNGDDPDALALARSTWTDCKARGFDVTYWQADERGRWQRRN
- a CDS encoding leucyl aminopeptidase; the encoded protein is MSDAIKVGFVPLSAAPRGILVVFCDDGLKLGPATAKVLGGATDLVKRAASTAGFKGKSGAALDILAPEGVKATRLVVIGGGKAASLKANDFLKFGGVAASKLSAEASAMTIMAELPGGAMTSEQAVAIVSGLRLRAYKFDRYKTKKKEGEEGGLRAEIALAVDDAGAAKKAFASAGHVVDGVVIARDLVNEPPNVLYPEEFARRAAQLRKLGVKVEVLDVKAMQKLGMGALLGVGQGSARPSRTVIMRWDGGKKGDAPVAFVGKGVCFDTGGISIKPAGSMEDMKGDMGGAACVVGLMHALAARKAKANVVGAIGLVENMPDGNAQRPGDIVTSMSGQTIEIINTDAEGRLVLADVLWYVAKKVKPKFMVDLATLTGAIMVALGTEHAGMFSNNDELAERLLAAGIESGEKVWRMPLGPEYDKLIDSQFADMKNTGGRHGGSITAAQFLQRFVDGTPWAHLDIAGTAMGAPKTDINQSWGSGYGVRLLDRLVADHYERK